Proteins co-encoded in one Metabacillus sp. KUDC1714 genomic window:
- a CDS encoding electron transfer flavoprotein subunit alpha/FixB family protein: MARKVLVLGEVRDQALRNVSFEAIAAGKTISEGGEVVAVLVGENIGSLSSELIHYGADRVVTVEDAKLNTYTPDGYSQAVLAIIQEERPEGIVFGHTALGKDLSPKIAARLNSGLISDATAIEVTGGNVVFTRPIYSGKAFEKKIVTGGIIFATIRPNNITPLAKDEARSGDITSLAVTIKDLRTIVKEVVRKASEGVDLSEAKVVIAGGRGVKSENGFEPLKELANVLGGAVGASRGACDADYCDYSLQIGQTGKVVTPDLYIACGISGAIQHLAGMSNSKVIVAINKDPEANIFKVADYGIVGDLFEVVPLLTEEFKKLKIHA, translated from the coding sequence ATGGCTAGAAAAGTACTTGTATTAGGTGAGGTTCGTGATCAAGCTTTACGTAATGTTTCATTTGAAGCAATTGCAGCAGGAAAAACAATTTCTGAAGGGGGAGAAGTTGTTGCGGTATTAGTGGGTGAGAACATCGGTTCATTATCATCAGAATTGATTCATTATGGTGCAGATCGAGTAGTGACGGTAGAGGATGCAAAGCTTAACACATATACACCAGATGGATACTCACAAGCAGTATTAGCTATTATTCAAGAAGAAAGACCAGAAGGAATCGTGTTCGGTCACACCGCACTAGGAAAAGATTTATCTCCTAAAATTGCCGCAAGATTAAACTCAGGATTAATTTCTGATGCTACGGCAATTGAAGTGACAGGTGGAAATGTTGTATTCACTCGTCCAATCTATTCAGGAAAAGCATTTGAGAAAAAAATTGTTACTGGAGGAATTATTTTTGCCACAATTCGACCTAATAATATTACTCCACTAGCCAAAGATGAAGCACGAAGTGGAGATATAACCTCATTAGCAGTAACAATTAAAGATTTACGGACAATCGTAAAGGAAGTTGTACGGAAAGCTTCTGAAGGAGTTGATTTATCAGAAGCTAAGGTCGTTATAGCTGGTGGCCGAGGGGTAAAAAGTGAAAATGGCTTTGAACCTCTAAAAGAATTAGCAAATGTTTTAGGTGGTGCGGTTGGAGCATCTCGTGGCGCATGTGATGCGGACTACTGTGATTATTCGTTACAAATCGGCCAAACAGGTAAGGTTGTAACACCAGATCTATACATTGCATGTGGTATCTCAGGAGCAATCCAACACTTAGCTGGAATGTCAAACTCTAAAGTTATTGTTGCAATTAATAAAGATCCTGAAGCAAATATATTTAAAGTTGCTGACTACGGAATCGTAGGTGACCTATTTGAGGTAGTACCACTTTTAACAGAAGAGTTTAAAAAGCTAAAAATACATGCATAA
- a CDS encoding electron transfer flavoprotein subunit beta/FixA family protein — MNIFVMMKRTFDTEEKISVQNGQINEDGAEFIINPYDEYAIEEAIQLRDKNGGEVIVVTIGGEDSEKELRTALAMGCDKAVLINTEDDLEDGDQYTTSKILAEYFKEQDIDIIIGGNVAIDGGSGQVGPRLAELLDIAYVTTITKLDIDGAKATIVRDVEGDSEVIEATLPLLVTAQQGLNEPRYPSLPGIMKAKKKPLDELELDDLDIDEDDVEAKTKTIEIYLPPKKEAGKVLQGDLDDQVKELVSLLRNEAKVV, encoded by the coding sequence ATGAATATCTTCGTAATGATGAAAAGAACATTTGATACGGAAGAAAAAATCTCTGTTCAAAATGGACAAATTAATGAAGACGGTGCAGAATTTATCATTAATCCTTATGATGAATATGCAATTGAAGAAGCAATTCAATTACGTGATAAAAATGGCGGAGAGGTTATAGTGGTCACGATCGGTGGGGAAGATTCTGAAAAAGAATTACGTACCGCTTTAGCAATGGGTTGTGACAAAGCTGTGTTAATTAATACGGAAGATGATTTGGAAGATGGAGATCAATATACTACTTCTAAAATACTGGCAGAATATTTTAAGGAGCAAGATATAGACATCATCATAGGTGGAAATGTGGCAATTGATGGTGGTTCAGGGCAGGTAGGACCTCGTCTTGCGGAATTATTAGATATCGCTTATGTGACAACGATTACAAAACTGGATATTGATGGTGCTAAAGCAACAATTGTTCGTGATGTTGAAGGGGATTCAGAGGTTATTGAAGCAACTTTACCGTTATTAGTCACAGCGCAACAGGGATTAAATGAACCTCGTTATCCTTCATTACCAGGGATTATGAAAGCAAAGAAAAAGCCACTTGATGAGCTTGAATTAGATGATCTTGATATAGATGAAGATGATGTAGAGGCAAAAACGAAAACAATTGAAATCTACTTACCTCCGAAAAAAGAGGCTGGAAAAGTATTGCAAGGAGATCTTGATGATCAGGTTAAAGAATTAGTTTCACTTCTTCGGAACGAAGCAAAGGTTGTTTAA
- a CDS encoding aspartate kinase, with amino-acid sequence MGIIVQKFGGTSVGTVERILNVANRVIQEKENGNQLVVVVSAMGKSTDQLVGLAGQITERPSKREMDMLLTTGEQVTISLLAMALQEKGHDAISFTGWQAGIQTEARHGNARITNINPDAIKKELCAGKIVIVAGFQGFSDVQQITTLGRGGSDTTAVALAAALNADKCDIYTDVTGVYTTDPRYVKGARKLEAISYDEMLELANLGAGVLHPRAVEFAKNYSIPLEVRSSMENERGTIIEEETNMEQNLVVRGIAFEDQVTRVSVLGLRNELTTLSTIFSTLAKQGLNVDIIIQSTTSDNKTSISFSVKTGDLEDTISILEQHKSVLNYEKIEFESGLAKVSIVGSGMVSNPGVAAEMFEVLANEGIEIKMVSTSEIKVSTVLSAEDMVTAVDILHSAFELSKEVAKV; translated from the coding sequence TTGGGTATTATCGTTCAAAAATTTGGTGGTACATCAGTTGGTACTGTTGAAAGAATCTTAAATGTAGCAAACCGTGTCATTCAAGAAAAAGAAAACGGGAATCAATTAGTTGTCGTTGTGTCAGCAATGGGGAAGTCAACCGATCAGCTTGTTGGTCTTGCAGGGCAAATTACTGAGAGACCTAGTAAGCGGGAAATGGATATGCTTCTTACAACCGGTGAACAAGTGACAATATCATTGTTAGCAATGGCATTACAGGAAAAGGGACACGATGCTATTTCATTTACTGGTTGGCAAGCAGGAATTCAAACAGAAGCAAGACATGGCAATGCCAGAATTACAAATATAAACCCTGACGCGATAAAGAAAGAATTATGTGCTGGGAAAATTGTCATTGTTGCAGGCTTTCAGGGCTTTTCAGACGTCCAACAAATAACAACTCTTGGCAGAGGTGGTTCAGATACGACAGCAGTTGCTCTTGCAGCCGCCTTAAATGCTGATAAATGTGATATTTATACAGATGTAACAGGTGTATATACAACAGATCCAAGATATGTAAAAGGTGCTCGTAAGCTAGAAGCAATTTCATATGATGAAATGTTAGAGCTAGCTAATTTAGGAGCGGGTGTTCTACATCCAAGAGCAGTCGAATTTGCGAAGAATTACAGCATTCCATTAGAAGTTCGTTCGAGCATGGAAAATGAACGTGGTACGATCATTGAGGAGGAAACAAACATGGAGCAAAACTTAGTTGTGAGAGGGATTGCATTTGAAGATCAGGTAACAAGAGTCTCAGTTTTAGGGCTAAGAAATGAATTGACGACACTTTCTACTATTTTCTCAACTTTAGCTAAGCAGGGCTTAAATGTCGATATTATCATTCAAAGTACAACAAGTGACAATAAAACGTCGATCTCATTTTCTGTTAAAACAGGTGATCTTGAGGATACAATTTCAATCCTTGAGCAACATAAGTCTGTATTGAATTATGAAAAAATTGAATTTGAATCTGGTCTAGCAAAAGTATCAATTGTTGGTTCTGGTATGGTGTCAAACCCAGGTGTTGCTGCAGAAATGTTCGAAGTATTAGCTAACGAAGGAATCGAAATTAAAATGGTTAGCACATCTGAAATAAAAGTTTCAACAGTATTGTCAGCCGAGGATATGGTGACAGCGGTTGATATTCTTCACAGTGCATTTGAACTTTCTAAAGAAGTTGCTAAGGTATAA
- a CDS encoding TetR/AcrR family transcriptional regulator codes for MKQKKPKYKQIIDAAVIVIAENGYHQAQVSKIAKQAGVADGTIYLYFKNKEDILVSLFQEKMGVFIEKIEDEIRSVETAAEKLFTLIETHFSLLAEDHHLAIVTQLELRQSNKELRLRINEVLKGYFNVVDKIITAGKETGEFREALDHRLARQMIFGTIDETVTTWVMNDQKYDLTKQAKQVHDLFVYGFTKS; via the coding sequence TTGAAACAGAAAAAACCAAAATATAAACAAATAATAGATGCAGCAGTTATTGTAATTGCTGAAAATGGCTATCATCAAGCACAGGTTTCAAAGATTGCAAAACAAGCGGGTGTTGCAGATGGGACAATCTATTTATACTTCAAAAACAAAGAAGATATACTTGTTTCGCTTTTTCAAGAAAAAATGGGAGTTTTCATCGAAAAAATAGAAGATGAAATCCGCTCTGTGGAAACAGCAGCAGAGAAGTTATTTACATTAATTGAGACACATTTTTCATTGCTTGCTGAAGATCATCATTTAGCTATTGTTACACAGCTAGAGCTGAGACAATCGAATAAAGAATTACGTCTAAGAATTAATGAAGTGTTAAAAGGTTATTTCAATGTGGTTGATAAAATCATCACAGCAGGCAAGGAAACTGGTGAATTTAGAGAAGCCTTAGATCACCGTTTAGCAAGGCAAATGATTTTCGGTACTATTGATGAAACCGTCACAACATGGGTAATGAATGATCAAAAATACGATTTAACAAAACAAGCAAAACAGGTTCATGATTTATTTGTTTATGGATTTACTAAATCATAA
- a CDS encoding succinate dehydrogenase cytochrome b558 subunit, giving the protein MAGNREFVNRRLHSLLGVIPVGLFLIQHLVVNHFATRGAEAFNKAAHFMEMLPFRYVLEVVIIFLPILYHAIYGVYIAFTAKNNVSNYGFLRNWLFMLQRVSGIITFIFIAWHVWETRIAAALGAQVNYDMMASILSSPFMLAFYLIGVISTVFHFANGLWSFAVSWGITVTPRSQLISTYVTLAIFIALSIVGVRAIFAFV; this is encoded by the coding sequence ATGGCTGGAAACAGAGAGTTTGTGAATCGTAGACTGCACTCATTATTAGGGGTAATTCCTGTAGGCCTCTTTTTAATTCAGCATCTTGTTGTCAATCACTTTGCAACAAGAGGTGCAGAGGCATTTAACAAAGCAGCTCATTTTATGGAGATGCTTCCTTTTCGCTATGTATTAGAAGTGGTAATTATCTTTCTACCAATTTTATACCATGCAATTTACGGAGTTTACATTGCTTTTACAGCTAAAAACAATGTAAGTAATTATGGGTTTCTTCGCAACTGGCTATTTATGCTACAGCGTGTATCAGGTATAATTACATTCATTTTTATCGCTTGGCACGTTTGGGAAACTAGAATAGCAGCTGCACTTGGGGCACAGGTAAACTATGACATGATGGCTTCAATTTTAAGCAGTCCTTTTATGCTAGCATTCTATTTAATTGGAGTTATTTCAACCGTATTCCATTTTGCTAACGGATTATGGTCATTTGCTGTTAGTTGGGGAATTACCGTTACTCCACGCTCTCAATTGATATCTACCTATGTAACGCTTGCAATCTTTATAGCGTTATCAATTGTGGGAGTTCGAGCAATATTTGCATTCGTCTAA
- a CDS encoding YslB family protein, with translation MNKQLVLVNIEELKDIQAPAFGLEILREVLLPDILGSDHPQMLYWAGKGLARRYPVQSIEEISAFFEAAGWGNLTLLQNKKNEMEFELGGELIAIRLKKTNECTFQLEAGFIAEQLQSMNKYITETYEQVKKRSNKVVFTAQWDQKDQILEEPSIGKRSARKG, from the coding sequence GTGAACAAACAATTAGTACTCGTTAATATCGAAGAATTAAAGGATATCCAAGCACCAGCATTCGGACTAGAAATACTTAGAGAGGTCTTGCTCCCAGATATACTCGGGTCTGATCATCCTCAAATGCTGTATTGGGCTGGAAAAGGATTAGCTCGTAGATATCCTGTTCAATCAATCGAAGAAATATCCGCATTTTTTGAAGCTGCTGGATGGGGAAATCTCACTTTACTACAGAACAAAAAGAATGAGATGGAATTCGAGCTAGGTGGAGAGCTCATTGCTATCAGATTAAAAAAGACAAATGAATGTACATTTCAGTTAGAAGCTGGTTTTATTGCAGAACAGCTACAATCGATGAACAAGTACATTACCGAAACATACGAACAAGTAAAAAAACGTTCTAATAAAGTGGTTTTTACAGCACAATGGGACCAAAAAGACCAAATATTAGAAGAACCTTCTATAGGGAAACGCAGCGCTCGTAAAGGTTAA
- the trxA gene encoding thioredoxin — MAITNVTDQTFSNETNEGVVLVDFWAPWCGPCKMIAPVLEELDSDMGDKVKIVKVDVDENQETAGKFGVMSIPTLLVLKDGEVVDKAVGYQPKEALAEVINKHV, encoded by the coding sequence ATGGCAATAACAAATGTAACAGATCAAACATTTTCAAATGAAACAAACGAAGGTGTCGTATTAGTAGATTTTTGGGCACCATGGTGCGGACCTTGTAAAATGATAGCTCCAGTTCTAGAAGAACTTGATTCAGATATGGGCGACAAAGTGAAAATTGTTAAGGTTGACGTTGACGAAAACCAAGAAACAGCTGGTAAATTCGGCGTTATGAGTATCCCAACATTACTCGTACTTAAAGATGGTGAAGTTGTTGATAAAGCTGTAGGATATCAACCAAAAGAAGCACTTGCTGAAGTAATAAACAAACATGTATAA
- a CDS encoding enoyl-CoA hydratase: protein MDFLTLKKENFIADISINHAPANALSSSVLMELSTLLDQLETDEDVRVIVLHGEGRFFSAGADIKEFVGVPSSKEFSSLAERGQQLFERIETFNKPVIAAIHGAALGGGLELAMSCHLRLVTEDAKLGLPELQLGIIPGFGGTQRLPKYVGTGRALEMMLTSEPISGAEAVQLGLANHSYPEESIIEEAKKLAAKFAQKSPLTVKAVISLLNAAKTTAYEAGIKQEAGWFGEIFESADAKEGISAFIEKRKPTFTGK, encoded by the coding sequence ATGGACTTTTTAACGCTTAAGAAGGAAAATTTCATCGCTGATATTTCAATTAATCATGCACCAGCAAACGCATTATCTTCTAGTGTTTTGATGGAGCTTTCAACCTTACTTGATCAACTGGAAACAGATGAGGATGTAAGAGTGATTGTTTTACATGGTGAAGGAAGATTTTTCTCAGCAGGGGCAGATATTAAGGAATTCGTTGGTGTTCCTTCGAGCAAAGAATTTTCTTCATTAGCTGAGCGGGGGCAGCAATTGTTTGAGCGAATTGAAACATTTAATAAGCCGGTTATTGCTGCTATTCATGGTGCTGCATTAGGGGGCGGCTTAGAACTTGCGATGTCTTGCCATCTTAGGCTTGTTACAGAGGACGCAAAATTGGGTTTACCTGAATTACAGCTTGGTATTATACCGGGTTTTGGTGGGACACAAAGATTACCAAAGTATGTTGGAACAGGGCGTGCATTAGAAATGATGCTAACAAGTGAACCGATCTCAGGGGCAGAAGCAGTGCAGCTCGGACTAGCAAACCACTCTTATCCGGAAGAATCGATAATAGAGGAAGCAAAAAAGCTAGCAGCTAAGTTTGCACAAAAAAGTCCACTTACTGTAAAAGCTGTTATTTCACTTCTAAATGCTGCAAAGACAACGGCATATGAGGCTGGTATTAAGCAGGAGGCAGGATGGTTTGGTGAGATTTTTGAAAGTGCTGATGCAAAAGAGGGGATTTCAGCTTTTATCGAAAAGAGAAAGCCGACTTTTACAGGAAAATAA
- the sdhA gene encoding succinate dehydrogenase flavoprotein subunit: protein MSKSKIIVVGGGLAGLMATMKAAEAGVQVDLFSLVPVKRSHSVCAQGGINGAVNTKGEGDSPWEHFDDTVYGGDFLANQPPVKALADAAPSIIHLFDRLGVMFNRTPEGLLDFRRFGGTQYHRTAFAGATTGQQLLYALDEQVRRYEVAGLVTKYEGWEFLGAVIDDDGVCRGITGQNLTSMQIESFRADAVIMATGGPGIIFGKSTNSIINTGSAASIVYQQGVTYANGEFIQIHPTAIPGDDKLRLMSESARGEGGRVWTYKDGKPWYFLEEKYPAYGNLVPRDIATREIFDVCVEQKLGINGENMVYLDLSHKDPKELDIKLGGIIEIYEKFMGEDPRKVPMKIFPAVHYSMGGLWVDYDQMTNIPGLFAAGECDYSMHGANRLGANSLLSAVYGGMVAGPNAVKYIKGLEKSAEDLSSSVFDGHVKREEEKWNNIMNLDGNENAYVLHKELGEWMTDNVTVVRHNDKLLKTDEKLQELIERFDKININDTAKWSNQGAAFTRQLKNMLQLSRVITLGAYNRNESRGAHYKPEFPERNDEDFLKTTMATHTGDRTAPEFNYDDVDVSLIKPRKRDYSKSKEGDKK, encoded by the coding sequence ATGAGTAAAAGTAAAATTATCGTTGTCGGAGGCGGATTAGCCGGTTTGATGGCTACTATGAAAGCCGCTGAAGCTGGCGTTCAAGTAGATTTATTTTCATTAGTACCTGTAAAACGTTCACATTCTGTATGTGCACAGGGTGGAATAAACGGTGCTGTAAATACGAAAGGTGAAGGAGATTCACCTTGGGAGCATTTTGATGACACAGTATACGGTGGAGACTTTTTAGCTAATCAACCGCCAGTTAAAGCATTGGCAGATGCAGCTCCATCAATCATTCACCTATTTGACCGATTGGGTGTTATGTTTAATCGTACTCCAGAAGGATTACTAGATTTCAGACGTTTTGGTGGCACTCAGTATCATCGTACAGCATTTGCTGGTGCAACAACAGGGCAGCAATTACTTTATGCACTAGACGAACAAGTTAGACGCTATGAAGTTGCTGGTCTTGTTACAAAATATGAAGGCTGGGAGTTTTTGGGTGCAGTAATTGATGATGACGGTGTTTGCCGTGGAATCACAGGTCAAAACCTTACTTCTATGCAAATTGAATCATTCCGTGCTGATGCTGTTATTATGGCAACAGGTGGACCTGGTATTATTTTTGGTAAATCAACAAATTCAATCATTAACACTGGTTCTGCTGCTTCCATTGTCTATCAACAAGGAGTTACCTATGCAAATGGTGAATTTATTCAAATTCATCCAACAGCAATCCCCGGTGATGATAAGCTCCGTCTTATGAGTGAATCAGCGCGTGGAGAAGGTGGACGAGTTTGGACGTATAAAGATGGAAAACCATGGTATTTCCTTGAAGAAAAATATCCTGCATATGGTAATCTAGTTCCACGTGATATTGCAACACGTGAAATCTTCGATGTTTGTGTGGAACAGAAGCTAGGTATTAACGGCGAAAACATGGTGTATCTAGATTTATCTCATAAAGATCCAAAAGAGCTTGATATTAAATTAGGTGGTATTATTGAAATCTATGAAAAATTCATGGGTGAAGATCCACGTAAAGTTCCAATGAAAATTTTCCCTGCTGTGCACTATTCTATGGGTGGACTATGGGTTGATTATGACCAAATGACAAATATTCCTGGATTATTTGCAGCTGGTGAGTGTGATTACTCTATGCACGGAGCAAATCGTTTAGGTGCAAACTCATTACTATCAGCAGTTTATGGTGGTATGGTTGCAGGTCCGAATGCAGTGAAGTATATCAAAGGTCTTGAAAAGAGTGCAGAGGATCTTTCATCATCTGTATTTGACGGACACGTGAAGCGAGAAGAAGAAAAGTGGAATAATATCATGAACTTAGATGGTAATGAAAATGCTTACGTTCTTCATAAGGAATTAGGAGAATGGATGACAGATAATGTTACTGTTGTTAGACACAATGATAAGCTGCTTAAAACTGATGAGAAATTACAAGAGCTTATCGAACGCTTCGATAAAATTAATATTAACGACACAGCTAAATGGAGCAATCAGGGTGCAGCATTCACTCGTCAATTGAAAAACATGCTTCAATTATCACGTGTTATAACACTTGGTGCCTACAATCGTAACGAAAGTCGTGGCGCACATTATAAACCAGAATTCCCTGAGAGAAATGATGAGGACTTCTTAAAAACAACTATGGCTACACATACGGGAGATCGTACAGCACCTGAATTTAACTATGATGATGTTGACGTATCATTAATTAAACCACGTAAACGTGATTATTCAAAA
- the uvrC gene encoding excinuclease ABC subunit UvrC, giving the protein MKDQIKEKLALLPDQPGCYIMKDRQGIVIYVGKAKVLKTRVRSYFTGSHDGKTLRLVNEIVNFEYIVTSSNLEALILELNLIKKYDPKYNVMLKDDKTYPFIKITSERHPRLLVTRQVKKDKGKYFGPYPNVLSARETIKLLDRLYPLRKCSTLPDRVCLYYHMGQCLAPCVNDVSVETNRHIVEEISKFLNGGYKKIKEELSDRMMKASEELEFERAKEFRDQILHIEATMEKQKMTLNDHVDRDVFGYAYDKGWMCVQVFFIRQGKLIERDVSMFPIYDSPEQEFLTFLGQFYSKANHFVPKEILLPDSIEFDLVEKLLDVTTLQPKRGKKKDLILLAHKNAKIALNEKFSLIERDEERTIKAVENLGDKLGIQTPLRIEAFDNSNIQGTDPVSAMVVFEDGKPAKKHYRKYKIKSVQGPDDYESMREVVRRRYSRVLKDDLPLPDLVIIDGGKGHLAAAQDVLENELALDIPVAGLVKDDKHRTSELIIGSPPAFIQLERNSQEFYLLQRIQDEVHRFAITFHRQLRGKNALQSILDDIPGVGAQRKKSLLKHFGSLKKMKEASVEQFKEAGMPENIAKLIFDHLKD; this is encoded by the coding sequence ATGAAGGATCAAATAAAGGAAAAGCTTGCACTTCTTCCTGATCAGCCTGGTTGCTATATTATGAAGGATCGCCAGGGGATAGTCATTTATGTAGGTAAAGCGAAAGTATTAAAAACAAGAGTTCGATCCTATTTTACAGGATCACATGACGGGAAAACATTACGATTGGTAAATGAAATTGTTAATTTTGAATATATCGTGACATCGTCCAACTTAGAAGCATTAATACTAGAATTAAATCTTATTAAAAAGTATGATCCGAAATATAATGTGATGTTAAAGGATGATAAAACTTATCCATTTATTAAAATTACGAGCGAGCGTCATCCACGATTACTCGTTACAAGACAGGTTAAAAAGGACAAAGGTAAATACTTTGGACCATACCCTAACGTTCTATCTGCTCGTGAAACAATTAAGCTTTTAGATCGATTATATCCGCTTAGAAAATGCTCCACATTACCTGATCGGGTATGTCTTTATTATCACATGGGACAATGCTTAGCTCCATGTGTAAATGATGTATCAGTCGAAACGAATCGTCATATAGTAGAGGAGATTTCAAAGTTTTTAAATGGTGGATATAAAAAGATAAAAGAAGAACTATCTGATAGAATGATGAAAGCCTCAGAGGAATTAGAATTTGAGCGTGCAAAAGAATTTCGAGATCAGATTCTCCATATTGAAGCTACGATGGAAAAGCAAAAAATGACATTAAATGATCATGTAGATCGTGACGTATTTGGCTATGCATATGATAAAGGGTGGATGTGTGTACAAGTCTTTTTTATTCGCCAAGGAAAGCTTATCGAAAGAGATGTATCAATGTTCCCAATATACGATAGCCCTGAACAGGAATTCTTAACGTTTTTAGGGCAATTTTATTCAAAAGCAAATCATTTTGTACCAAAGGAAATTTTATTACCTGATAGCATTGAATTTGATTTAGTTGAAAAGCTATTAGACGTGACTACTCTTCAACCTAAACGCGGCAAAAAGAAGGATTTAATTTTATTAGCTCATAAAAACGCAAAAATCGCTTTAAATGAAAAATTTTCTTTAATCGAAAGGGATGAAGAAAGAACAATTAAAGCTGTTGAAAATCTTGGAGATAAGCTTGGGATTCAAACTCCACTTCGTATAGAAGCCTTTGATAACTCAAATATCCAGGGGACAGACCCTGTATCTGCAATGGTTGTGTTCGAAGATGGAAAACCTGCAAAAAAACATTATCGTAAATATAAAATTAAAAGTGTTCAAGGTCCCGATGACTATGAATCGATGAGAGAAGTTGTGAGAAGACGTTATAGTCGTGTTCTGAAGGATGATCTTCCTTTACCGGATTTAGTAATCATTGATGGAGGGAAAGGACATTTAGCTGCTGCACAAGATGTATTGGAAAATGAATTAGCATTAGATATTCCTGTTGCAGGTCTTGTAAAGGATGATAAACATCGGACCTCTGAACTAATAATCGGTTCCCCTCCTGCATTTATCCAACTTGAGAGAAATAGTCAGGAATTTTATCTTTTACAAAGAATTCAGGATGAGGTCCATCGTTTTGCAATTACCTTCCATCGTCAATTGAGAGGTAAAAATGCACTCCAATCGATCTTAGATGATATTCCTGGTGTTGGTGCTCAAAGAAAGAAATCACTTCTTAAGCACTTCGGATCGTTAAAGAAGATGAAGGAAGCTAGTGTAGAACAATTTAAAGAAGCTGGTATGCCTGAAAATATTGCCAAGCTAATCTTTGATCATTTAAAAGATTAG